Proteins found in one Cellulomonas palmilytica genomic segment:
- a CDS encoding peptidoglycan D,D-transpeptidase FtsI family protein, whose translation MNTPLRRVATVMLVMFLALMGSATWVQFVQAPGLNADSRNVRTLYREFGNARGPIVVAGGAVARSVKVDDSFGYQREYTDGELYSAVTGFYSVVHGSSQLERAANDQLTGRGDQLFFSRLRDLVTGRKPEGAAVETTLVEAAQRAAFEGLGDQQGAVVAIEPATGRILAMVSTPGFDPNALATHDVSAANEAYAQLAEADGNPLRSNATLETYPPGSTFKLVTAAAALESGEYDASSTLPAPVRLDLPQTSATIGNFGGGGCGANPITLADALRVSCNTAFAQLGMDLGDDALREQAQRFGFDDASLTIPMAVAASRFPAEANAPQTAQSAIGQFDVAATPLQMAMVSAGIANDGKVMRPYVVERVRAANLSVVSQTEPEVLSTAVSPGTAAQLTDMMVDVVANGSGTSAQIPGVQVAGKTGTAQTSADAAPHAWFTAFAPADDPQVAVAVLVEHGGSAGSEATGGRVAAPIARAVIQAVLAS comes from the coding sequence GTGAACACCCCGCTGCGCCGCGTGGCGACCGTGATGCTCGTGATGTTCCTGGCCCTCATGGGCTCGGCGACGTGGGTGCAGTTCGTGCAGGCGCCCGGCCTCAACGCGGACTCCCGCAACGTGCGCACGCTGTACCGCGAGTTCGGCAACGCGCGCGGGCCGATCGTCGTCGCGGGCGGCGCGGTCGCCCGCTCGGTGAAGGTCGACGACTCGTTCGGCTACCAGCGCGAGTACACCGACGGCGAGCTGTACTCGGCCGTGACGGGCTTCTACTCGGTCGTGCACGGCAGCTCGCAGCTCGAGCGCGCCGCGAACGACCAGCTCACGGGCCGTGGCGACCAGCTGTTCTTCTCGCGCCTGCGCGACCTGGTGACGGGCCGCAAGCCCGAGGGCGCGGCCGTCGAGACGACGCTGGTCGAGGCCGCGCAGCGCGCCGCCTTCGAAGGCCTGGGCGACCAGCAGGGTGCGGTCGTCGCGATCGAGCCGGCCACCGGCCGCATCCTCGCGATGGTCTCGACGCCCGGCTTCGACCCGAACGCGCTCGCGACGCACGACGTGTCCGCCGCCAACGAGGCCTACGCGCAGCTCGCGGAGGCCGACGGCAACCCGCTGCGCTCCAACGCGACGCTGGAGACGTACCCGCCCGGCTCGACGTTCAAGCTCGTCACGGCCGCGGCGGCCCTCGAGAGCGGCGAGTACGACGCGTCGAGCACCCTGCCCGCGCCCGTGCGCCTCGACCTGCCGCAGACGAGCGCGACCATCGGCAACTTCGGCGGCGGCGGGTGCGGTGCGAACCCCATCACGCTCGCGGACGCCCTGCGCGTCTCGTGCAACACGGCGTTCGCACAGCTCGGCATGGACCTCGGCGACGACGCGCTGCGCGAGCAGGCGCAGCGGTTCGGCTTCGACGACGCGTCGCTCACGATCCCCATGGCGGTCGCGGCGAGCCGGTTCCCCGCGGAGGCGAACGCGCCGCAGACCGCCCAGTCCGCGATCGGCCAGTTCGACGTCGCGGCGACACCGCTGCAGATGGCGATGGTGTCCGCGGGCATCGCGAACGACGGCAAGGTCATGCGCCCGTACGTCGTCGAGCGCGTGCGCGCCGCGAACCTGTCGGTCGTCTCGCAGACGGAGCCCGAGGTCCTGTCGACGGCCGTCTCGCCCGGGACCGCCGCGCAGCTCACGGACATGATGGTCGACGTCGTCGCGAACGGGTCCGGCACCTCCGCGCAGATCCCCGGCGTGCAGGTCGCCGGCAAGACGGGCACCGCCCAGACGTCCGCGGACGCCGCGCCGCACGCGTGGTTCACCGCGTTCGCACCCGCGGACGACCCGCAGGTCGCGGTCGCGGTGCTCGTCGAGCACGGCGGCTCCGCGGGCTCGGAGGCCACGGGCGGGCGGGTCGCCGCGCCCATCGCCCGCGCCGTGATCCAGGCGGTGCTGGCCTCATGA
- a CDS encoding serine/threonine-protein kinase encodes MRTTAGQALGNRYRLVRQIAVGGMGEVWEGYDESLARPVAVKVLKEEFAGDQGFLERFRTEARNSAALSHANIAQLFDYGEQDGSSYLVMELVTGEPLSDLLEREPVLPVRRLLPILAQTARGLHAAHEAGVVHRDVKPGNILLGRGGRVKITDFGVSLARNQMTMTATGMVMGTAQYLSPEQAVGRPATPLSDLYSLGIIAYEALVGHRPFTGPTAVDIAVAHVNTPVPPLPKAIEPKLADLVVRLLSKDPAQRPTSGAALARELDRLLPRTPAGGVPVIVSQPTPRPVTPPRAPTPVGVPPGTPPPPAPTPAPGSERPPSYPPRRNLRPDSVPPRPPGPRTGLMGSGPRLGRFGRMSWPLLALVLLLGALLGAALAGQLTKADGGSSGASLARIVTWTSVAQPPPGGMIGPDVSPARVDQGPQKEVKDA; translated from the coding sequence ATGAGGACGACGGCGGGGCAGGCGCTCGGCAACCGCTACCGGCTCGTCCGGCAGATCGCGGTCGGCGGCATGGGCGAGGTGTGGGAGGGGTACGACGAGTCCCTCGCACGGCCCGTCGCGGTCAAGGTGCTCAAGGAGGAGTTCGCGGGGGACCAGGGCTTCCTCGAGCGGTTCCGCACCGAGGCGCGCAACTCCGCGGCCCTCTCGCACGCGAACATCGCGCAGCTGTTCGACTACGGCGAGCAGGACGGCTCGTCGTACCTCGTCATGGAGCTCGTCACGGGCGAGCCGCTGTCCGACCTGCTGGAGCGCGAGCCCGTGCTCCCGGTGCGGCGGCTGCTGCCGATCCTCGCCCAGACGGCGCGCGGCCTGCACGCCGCCCACGAGGCCGGCGTGGTGCACCGCGACGTCAAGCCCGGCAACATCCTGCTGGGCCGCGGCGGGCGCGTGAAGATCACCGACTTCGGGGTGTCGCTCGCGCGCAACCAGATGACCATGACCGCGACGGGCATGGTCATGGGCACCGCGCAGTACCTGTCGCCCGAGCAGGCCGTCGGCCGCCCGGCGACGCCGCTGTCGGACCTGTACTCGCTCGGGATCATCGCGTACGAGGCGCTCGTCGGGCACCGTCCGTTCACGGGTCCCACCGCCGTCGACATCGCGGTCGCGCACGTCAACACCCCGGTCCCGCCGCTGCCCAAGGCGATCGAGCCCAAGCTCGCCGACCTCGTCGTGCGCCTGCTGTCGAAGGACCCCGCACAACGCCCCACCTCCGGTGCCGCGCTCGCGCGCGAGCTCGACCGGCTGCTGCCGCGCACCCCCGCGGGCGGCGTGCCCGTGATCGTGTCCCAGCCGACCCCGCGACCGGTCACGCCGCCGCGCGCGCCGACGCCCGTCGGCGTCCCGCCCGGCACGCCCCCGCCGCCCGCGCCCACACCGGCCCCGGGCAGCGAGCGACCCCCGTCGTACCCGCCGCGGCGCAACCTGCGCCCCGACTCCGTGCCGCCCCGGCCCCCGGGCCCCCGGACCGGGCTGATGGGATCGGGCCCCCGGCTCGGGCGGTTCGGCCGCATGAGCTGGCCGCTGCTCGCGCTCGTCCTGCTGCTCGGCGCGCTGCTCGGAGCGGCGCTCGCCGGACAGCTCACCAAGGCGGACGGAGGCTCGTCCGGCGCATCTCTCGCCCGTATCGTGACCTGGACGTCCGTCGCGCAGCCCCCACCAGGTGGGATGATCGGCCCGGATGTCAGCCCTGCGCGCGTCGACCAGGGACCCCAGAAGGAAGTGAAGGACGCCTAG
- the pknB gene encoding Stk1 family PASTA domain-containing Ser/Thr kinase, which yields MVDSGPRLLAGRYEVGELIGRGGMAEVHIGHDTRLGRTVAIKILRSDLARDPSFQNRFRREAQAAAALNHPAIVAVYDTGEDVVTEPTGVVAHVPFIVMEYVEGHTVRDILRDGAAVPIEEAVEITIGVLSALEYSHHAGIVHRDIKPANVMLTPTGAVKVMDFGIARAVADSAATMTATQAVIGTAQYLSPEQARGEQVDARSDLYSTGCLLFELLTGRPPFTGDSLVSVAYQHVREAAPVPSSLASDVPESLDRITMKSLTKDREARYSNAAEFRADLEAVLRGGVVSAPPVGVAAVPALPATDATQVMSPTATTVAATQAFPPATPWGSTGIGSELAATSTDEDDDENKRPWLIWVLVGIAVLAVAGIVALLVANSGDDEPKTVAVPTVAGKTAEEASAALQAVDLVLGERSQEASTTVPAGQIIRTDPAEGTEVAPETVVDYVESSGPDSVEVEDVSGRTESQAEQILEGQGLVVNGDRKEDNNPNFPKGQVTKTDPPGGELVDAGSKVTLYVSTGMVDLPDLVGKTQEEALATLAELKLVATVNKVTTTEHEDGKVFEQDRSPGLVPQGTQVSIQVAVAPQTARIPDNINDMTFAEAAQALDALGFTNVRREEQPSDEPRDAVIWTEPGGGTELLLDELIIVHVSSGPPEQTTEPDPGGSPDPGGEEGGGQSVRQPDAARRP from the coding sequence GTGGTGGACAGCGGACCCCGCCTCCTCGCCGGCCGGTACGAGGTCGGTGAGCTCATCGGCCGCGGCGGCATGGCCGAGGTGCACATCGGCCACGACACGCGTCTGGGCCGGACGGTCGCGATCAAGATCCTGCGCTCCGACCTGGCTCGCGACCCGTCGTTCCAGAACCGGTTCCGCCGCGAGGCGCAGGCCGCCGCCGCGCTGAACCACCCGGCCATCGTCGCCGTGTACGACACGGGCGAGGACGTCGTCACGGAGCCCACGGGCGTCGTCGCGCACGTGCCGTTCATCGTCATGGAGTACGTCGAGGGCCACACGGTCCGCGACATCCTGCGCGACGGCGCCGCGGTGCCGATCGAGGAGGCCGTCGAGATCACGATCGGCGTGCTCTCGGCGCTCGAGTACTCGCACCACGCGGGCATCGTGCACCGCGACATCAAGCCCGCGAACGTCATGCTCACGCCCACGGGCGCGGTCAAGGTCATGGACTTCGGCATCGCGCGCGCCGTCGCGGACTCCGCCGCGACGATGACGGCCACGCAGGCCGTGATCGGCACCGCGCAGTACCTGTCGCCCGAGCAGGCGCGCGGCGAGCAGGTCGACGCGCGCTCCGACCTGTACTCCACGGGCTGCCTGCTGTTCGAGCTGCTCACGGGCCGGCCGCCGTTCACGGGCGACTCGCTCGTGTCGGTCGCCTACCAGCACGTGCGCGAGGCCGCGCCGGTGCCGAGCTCGCTCGCGTCCGACGTGCCCGAGTCGCTCGACCGCATCACCATGAAGTCGCTCACCAAGGACCGTGAGGCCCGGTACTCGAACGCCGCGGAGTTCCGCGCGGACCTCGAGGCCGTGCTGCGCGGCGGTGTGGTCTCCGCTCCCCCGGTCGGCGTCGCCGCCGTCCCGGCGCTCCCGGCGACCGACGCCACCCAGGTCATGTCCCCGACCGCGACGACCGTCGCCGCGACGCAGGCGTTCCCGCCCGCGACGCCGTGGGGCTCGACCGGCATCGGCAGCGAGCTCGCCGCGACGAGCACCGACGAGGACGACGACGAGAACAAGCGCCCCTGGCTGATCTGGGTGCTCGTCGGCATCGCCGTGCTCGCGGTCGCGGGCATCGTCGCGCTGCTCGTCGCGAACTCCGGGGACGACGAGCCGAAGACGGTGGCCGTGCCGACGGTCGCCGGCAAGACCGCGGAGGAGGCGTCCGCGGCCCTCCAGGCCGTCGACCTGGTCCTCGGCGAGCGGTCGCAGGAGGCGTCGACCACGGTCCCCGCGGGTCAGATCATCCGCACCGACCCGGCCGAGGGCACCGAGGTCGCGCCCGAGACCGTCGTCGACTACGTCGAGTCCTCCGGGCCCGACTCCGTGGAGGTCGAGGACGTCTCCGGGCGGACCGAGTCGCAGGCCGAGCAGATCCTGGAGGGCCAGGGCCTGGTGGTCAACGGCGACCGCAAGGAGGACAACAACCCGAACTTCCCCAAGGGCCAGGTCACCAAGACCGACCCGCCTGGGGGCGAGCTCGTCGACGCCGGCTCGAAGGTCACGCTGTACGTCTCCACCGGCATGGTCGACCTGCCCGACCTGGTGGGGAAGACGCAGGAGGAGGCGCTCGCCACGCTCGCCGAGCTCAAGCTCGTCGCGACCGTCAACAAGGTCACGACGACCGAGCACGAGGACGGCAAGGTCTTCGAGCAGGACCGCTCGCCCGGCCTCGTGCCGCAGGGCACGCAGGTGTCCATCCAGGTGGCGGTCGCCCCGCAGACGGCACGCATCCCGGACAACATCAACGACATGACGTTCGCGGAGGCGGCGCAGGCGCTCGACGCGCTCGGGTTCACGAACGTGCGGCGCGAGGAGCAGCCGTCCGACGAGCCGCGCGACGCGGTCATCTGGACCGAGCCCGGCGGCGGCACCGAGCTCCTGCTCGACGAGCTCATCATCGTCCACGTCTCGTCCGGCCCGCCGGAGCAGACCACGGAGCCCGACCCGGGCGGCTCGCCCGACCCCGGTGGCGAGGAGGGCGGCGGGCAGAGCGTCCGGCAGCCCGACGCCGCCCGGCGCCCCTGA
- a CDS encoding aminodeoxychorismate/anthranilate synthase component II, with amino-acid sequence MTRILVIDNYDSFVYTIVGYLDQLGAETVVVRNDAVPPLEERGEFDGVLVSPGPGTPAEAGRSMDVIRECAATGTPMLGVCLGHQALGEVFGGTVTHAPELMHGKTSEVSHEGEGVLADLPSPFTATRYHSLAVVDGTVSDELVVTARTGDVIMGLQHRTLPLYGVQFHPESVLTEGGHRLLANWLELCGDDQAVARSAGLHPLVRL; translated from the coding sequence ATGACCCGGATCCTCGTGATCGACAACTACGACTCGTTCGTCTACACGATCGTCGGGTACCTCGACCAGCTCGGCGCCGAGACGGTCGTCGTGCGCAACGACGCGGTGCCGCCGCTCGAGGAGCGCGGCGAGTTCGACGGCGTGCTCGTCTCGCCCGGGCCGGGCACGCCGGCCGAGGCGGGCAGGAGCATGGACGTCATCCGCGAGTGCGCGGCGACCGGCACGCCCATGCTCGGCGTGTGCTTGGGCCACCAGGCCCTCGGCGAGGTGTTCGGCGGGACGGTCACGCACGCGCCCGAGCTCATGCACGGCAAGACGAGCGAGGTCTCGCACGAGGGCGAGGGCGTGCTCGCGGACCTGCCCAGCCCGTTCACCGCGACGCGCTACCACTCGCTCGCGGTCGTCGACGGCACGGTGTCCGACGAGCTCGTCGTCACCGCCCGTACGGGCGACGTGATCATGGGCCTGCAGCACCGCACGCTGCCGCTGTACGGCGTGCAGTTCCACCCCGAGTCGGTGCTCACCGAGGGCGGCCACCGCCTGCTGGCGAACTGGCTCGAGCTGTGCGGCGACGACCAGGCGGTCGCCCGCTCGGCGGGCCTGCACCCGCTCGTGCGCCTGTAG
- a CDS encoding class E sortase → MTTPTHARAQRRPSRGARAAYGALGVLGELLITLGVLVLAFLVWQLWWTDVEGNRAQAEVVRELPRVAVPTPTGAAPEGPLVATPRRDEPPVMAEVDYMTTFATIQVPRWDGEPERPVSEGVDRANVLDVLGVGHYPGTAMPGGVGNFALAAHRTTFAKPFNRIAELQEGDAVVVRTATVDGGPGSDTWYVYRVTSWQVVHPSQTEVIAPVPNRPGESPTERSITLTTCHPMFSARERYIVHGVLDYWAPVADGTPAELLPSAS, encoded by the coding sequence ATGACCACCCCGACCCACGCCCGCGCCCAGCGCCGGCCGTCGCGCGGTGCGCGCGCGGCGTACGGCGCCCTCGGCGTGCTCGGCGAGCTGCTCATCACGCTCGGCGTGCTCGTCCTGGCGTTCCTCGTCTGGCAGCTGTGGTGGACGGACGTCGAGGGCAACCGCGCACAGGCGGAGGTGGTCCGGGAGCTGCCGCGCGTCGCGGTGCCCACGCCGACCGGCGCGGCGCCCGAGGGCCCGCTCGTCGCGACCCCGCGGCGCGACGAGCCGCCCGTGATGGCCGAGGTCGACTACATGACGACGTTCGCGACGATCCAGGTGCCCCGCTGGGACGGCGAGCCGGAGCGTCCCGTGAGCGAGGGCGTGGACCGCGCGAACGTGCTCGACGTGCTGGGCGTCGGGCACTACCCGGGCACCGCGATGCCGGGCGGCGTCGGGAACTTCGCGCTCGCCGCGCACCGCACCACGTTCGCGAAGCCGTTCAACCGGATCGCCGAGCTGCAGGAGGGCGACGCGGTCGTCGTGCGGACCGCGACCGTCGACGGCGGGCCCGGCTCGGACACCTGGTACGTGTACCGCGTGACGTCCTGGCAGGTCGTCCACCCGTCGCAGACCGAGGTCATCGCGCCCGTGCCGAACCGTCCGGGCGAGTCCCCGACCGAGCGGTCCATCACGCTGACCACGTGCCACCCGATGTTCTCCGCGCGCGAGCGGTACATCGTGCACGGCGTCCTCGACTACTGGGCCCCCGTGGCGGACGGCACGCCCGCCGAGCTGCTGCCGAGTGCATCATGA
- a CDS encoding DUF881 domain-containing protein codes for MTERSHRANRRVARGTASVTIVLALSGALFAANAKFARASDAERHPQDLRELAIAEVQRVETLTGEVDALRGQVDALTESAAAAAGTEIGVPPTGYRVESGVLPVVGPGLTVTLDDAPQDQPGLEDISPDVLVVHQQDIQAVMNALWAGGAEAMSLMDQRVISTSAFRCVGNVLRLQGQVYSPPYVIRAVGDPDLLRAALSDSPEVNAYRADAVSVGLGWSVESDDDLQIDAYAGSTDLRYATVPEGTQVLPGLDEAAAAVAEPEVSTLETQLDDGPDGGDGAGTGPTVSGGPTAG; via the coding sequence GTGACCGAGCGCTCGCACCGCGCGAACCGCCGCGTCGCGCGCGGGACCGCCTCGGTGACGATCGTGCTCGCGCTGTCCGGCGCGCTGTTCGCCGCGAACGCCAAGTTCGCGCGCGCGTCCGACGCCGAGCGCCACCCGCAGGACCTGCGCGAGCTGGCGATCGCCGAGGTCCAGCGCGTCGAGACGCTCACGGGCGAGGTCGACGCGCTGCGCGGGCAGGTCGACGCGCTCACCGAGTCCGCCGCTGCGGCGGCGGGCACCGAGATCGGCGTCCCGCCGACCGGGTACCGCGTCGAGTCCGGCGTGCTGCCCGTCGTCGGGCCCGGGCTGACCGTCACGCTCGACGACGCCCCACAGGACCAGCCCGGCCTCGAGGACATCAGCCCCGACGTGCTCGTCGTGCACCAGCAGGACATCCAGGCCGTCATGAACGCGCTGTGGGCGGGCGGCGCCGAGGCGATGTCGCTCATGGACCAGCGCGTCATCTCGACGAGCGCGTTCCGCTGCGTCGGCAACGTGCTGCGTCTGCAGGGCCAGGTCTACTCGCCGCCGTACGTCATCCGCGCCGTCGGCGACCCCGACCTGCTGCGCGCCGCGCTGTCCGACTCGCCCGAGGTCAACGCGTACCGCGCCGACGCGGTGTCGGTCGGGCTGGGCTGGTCCGTCGAGTCCGACGACGACCTGCAGATCGACGCGTACGCCGGCTCCACCGACCTGCGCTACGCGACCGTGCCCGAGGGCACGCAGGTGCTGCCCGGTCTCGACGAGGCCGCGGCGGCCGTCGCCGAGCCGGAGGTCAGCACGCTCGAGACGCAGCTCGACGACGGCCCCGACGGCGGCGACGGTGCCGGCACCGGGCCGACCGTGAGCGGGGGACCCACGGCCGGATGA
- a CDS encoding cell division protein CrgA, whose translation MPESKSRKKATYTPPAEKAAPKPSPRWWVPVMLGLMLLGLVWIVTFYISRSAGRTPDLPLPIGSWNLAVGAVLIITGFSMTTRWR comes from the coding sequence GTGCCCGAGTCCAAGTCACGCAAGAAGGCCACGTACACGCCGCCGGCGGAGAAGGCCGCGCCCAAGCCCAGCCCGCGCTGGTGGGTGCCCGTGATGCTGGGGCTCATGCTCCTGGGCCTGGTGTGGATCGTGACGTTCTACATCTCCCGCTCGGCGGGCCGCACGCCGGACCTCCCCCTGCCCATCGGCAGCTGGAACCTCGCGGTGGGCGCGGTGCTCATCATCACCGGCTTCAGCATGACGACGCGCTGGCGCTGA
- a CDS encoding rhomboid family intramembrane serine protease, producing the protein MTLSEQPEQQAPPVCPRHPDRVAYVRCQRCGRPVCPDCQRPAAVGVQCVDCVREAAATQRGARTQFGGVVRPGIRPVVTLSIIAVCVVAFIAQQTVPDFTNRWYYSPFWGHVDPWRFLTSAFLHSEGSFFHILLNMVALWAVGPYLEMQLGRVRYVSLYLLSAIGGSVVVLLSAALGWSSWYGGVVGASGAIFGLFGAAFVVMWRSGHPAQSILGIIAINMVFSFVVPGISWQGHLGGLVVGALVAAGYAFAPRERRRLVAVVLPVVTLVLLVALTTWAYGQAPAEVRELWTLPRDVLWTAFYGPR; encoded by the coding sequence CTGACGCTGAGCGAGCAGCCAGAGCAGCAGGCACCACCGGTCTGCCCGCGCCACCCGGACCGCGTCGCGTACGTCCGGTGCCAGCGGTGCGGGCGGCCGGTGTGCCCGGACTGCCAGCGGCCCGCGGCGGTCGGCGTGCAGTGCGTCGACTGCGTGCGCGAGGCCGCCGCGACCCAGCGCGGTGCGCGCACGCAGTTCGGGGGCGTCGTCCGGCCGGGCATCCGGCCCGTCGTCACGCTGTCGATCATCGCGGTCTGCGTGGTCGCGTTCATCGCGCAGCAGACCGTCCCGGACTTCACGAACCGCTGGTACTACTCGCCGTTCTGGGGTCACGTGGACCCGTGGCGGTTCCTCACCTCGGCGTTCCTGCACTCCGAGGGGTCGTTCTTCCACATCCTGCTCAACATGGTCGCGCTGTGGGCCGTCGGCCCGTACCTGGAGATGCAGCTCGGGCGTGTGCGGTACGTGTCGCTGTACCTGCTGAGCGCGATCGGCGGGTCGGTCGTGGTGCTGCTGTCCGCGGCGCTCGGCTGGTCGAGCTGGTACGGCGGCGTGGTGGGTGCGTCCGGCGCGATCTTCGGGCTGTTCGGCGCCGCGTTCGTCGTGATGTGGCGCTCGGGTCACCCCGCGCAGAGCATCCTCGGGATCATCGCGATCAACATGGTGTTCAGCTTCGTCGTGCCCGGGATCTCGTGGCAGGGGCACCTGGGCGGGCTCGTCGTCGGGGCGCTCGTCGCGGCCGGCTACGCGTTCGCGCCGCGCGAGCGGCGCCGGCTCGTCGCGGTCGTGCTTCCCGTGGTGACGCTCGTGCTGCTCGTCGCGCTCACGACCTGGGCGTACGGGCAGGCGCCCGCCGAGGTCCGAGAGCTGTGGACACTGCCACGCGACGTCCTGTGGACAGCGTTCTACGGTCCTCGCTGA
- a CDS encoding peptidylprolyl isomerase, which yields MFATLHTTAGDIRIELYPNHAPTTVANFVGLAKGTKEWTDPKTGATRNDSLYAGTVFHRVIEGFMIQGGDPLGTGRGGPGYNFDDEIHPELGFTEPYLLAMANAGKRLDPVTGKVGGTNGSQFFISVAPTTWLNGKHTIFGKVADDASRAVVDAIATAPTRPGDRPVQDVVIESVEIED from the coding sequence ATGTTCGCGACCCTGCACACGACGGCCGGTGACATCCGGATCGAGCTCTACCCGAACCACGCCCCCACGACCGTGGCGAACTTCGTCGGCCTGGCGAAGGGCACCAAGGAGTGGACGGACCCGAAGACGGGCGCCACGCGCAACGACTCCCTGTACGCGGGCACGGTGTTCCACCGCGTCATCGAGGGCTTCATGATCCAGGGCGGTGACCCGCTCGGCACGGGCCGCGGCGGCCCGGGCTACAACTTCGACGACGAGATCCACCCGGAGCTCGGCTTCACGGAGCCCTACCTGCTCGCCATGGCGAACGCCGGCAAGCGCCTCGACCCGGTCACGGGCAAGGTCGGCGGTACCAACGGCTCGCAGTTCTTCATCTCGGTCGCCCCGACCACGTGGCTCAACGGCAAGCACACGATCTTCGGCAAGGTCGCCGACGACGCGAGCCGTGCCGTGGTCGACGCGATCGCGACGGCCCCCACGCGTCCCGGCGACCGCCCGGTGCAGGACGTCGTGATCGAGTCGGTCGAGATCGAGGACTGA